In Nocardia sputorum, a single genomic region encodes these proteins:
- a CDS encoding methyltransferase produces MASDRPRIPPLPLIRAVESIRGALAVAFRKLVPGHVALMELIAAGWISQAIHAAAALGVADELATGPRSGADLAAAVGADEGALRRLLRLLISYGIFTQRRDGRYALTPMARALRRDADVSLRDAVLFFGSPGHRNHWTHLVDAVRTGEPVGEKLEGMSFFDYVRHDREFGDLFDRAMTSIGTLAMEPLFAAYDFGRYSTLVDVGGGEGTLLTEILRRAPRSRGILFDLPEVVASAPARLAELGLADRCAVESGSFFDRVPGGGDAYILKHILHDWAEPDAGRILRTLRAAMAPEARLLIVELVVPEHTAPHPSKFIDLEMLVNAGGRERTEAEYREFLARHGFTLTKIVPTASPDNVLEARPS; encoded by the coding sequence GTGGCGTCCGACCGACCGAGAATCCCTCCGCTGCCGCTGATCCGGGCCGTCGAGTCGATTCGCGGCGCGTTGGCCGTCGCGTTCCGGAAACTGGTGCCGGGGCACGTCGCGCTGATGGAGCTGATCGCGGCCGGATGGATCTCGCAAGCCATCCACGCAGCCGCGGCGCTCGGCGTGGCCGACGAACTCGCGACGGGGCCGCGTTCCGGTGCGGACCTCGCGGCGGCGGTCGGCGCCGACGAGGGCGCGCTGCGGCGATTGCTGCGGCTGCTGATCAGTTACGGCATCTTCACCCAACGGCGCGACGGACGCTACGCGCTGACGCCGATGGCGCGGGCGCTGCGCCGCGACGCGGATGTGTCGCTGCGCGACGCGGTGCTGTTCTTCGGGTCGCCCGGACACCGCAACCACTGGACGCATCTGGTCGACGCCGTGCGCACCGGCGAACCGGTCGGCGAGAAACTCGAGGGGATGTCGTTCTTCGACTACGTCCGGCACGACCGCGAATTCGGCGACCTGTTCGACCGCGCGATGACCAGCATCGGCACCCTGGCGATGGAACCGTTGTTCGCGGCCTACGATTTCGGCCGCTACTCGACCCTGGTCGACGTGGGCGGAGGTGAAGGAACGTTGCTGACCGAAATCCTGCGCCGCGCGCCACGATCGCGCGGCATCCTGTTCGACCTGCCCGAGGTGGTGGCCTCGGCGCCCGCTCGGCTCGCCGAACTGGGTCTCGCCGATCGCTGCGCGGTGGAGAGCGGGTCGTTCTTCGACCGCGTCCCCGGCGGAGGCGACGCCTACATCCTCAAGCACATCCTGCACGACTGGGCCGAGCCCGACGCAGGGCGCATTCTGCGCACGCTGCGTGCGGCCATGGCTCCCGAGGCCCGGCTGCTGATCGTCGAACTCGTCGTCCCCGAACACACCGCACCGCACCCGAGCAAGTTCATCGACCTGGAGATGCTGGTCAACGCGGGCGGCCGGGAACGCACCGAGGCCGAGTACCGCGAATTCCTCGCCCGGCACGGATTCACGCTGACGAAGATCGTGCCGACAGCTTCCCCGGACAACGTGCTGGAGGCTCGGCCGAGCTGA
- a CDS encoding ESX secretion-associated protein EspG, with protein sequence MEWTFTPDEFAHIWRETDLDRHPFPLRILETPRTEDEAEKLRIALAERLPLRSDPDLSACLRILAKPHTRIVAIGGTHGPGGELRLLAAAIYDRAVLAVQEPGTIPDFGGSVRISIGHSAKLGRRIAALLPKTPPGREPARVAPGDAVRDQETVPARQQAAPRIRKLLLEPHTAEGHIRIEPRLDRPTPPPPIHYTWIDVRDDGRYLIKAGDEVRIAPASVEQIATQLQKRIPI encoded by the coding sequence GTGGAATGGACCTTCACTCCGGACGAGTTCGCCCATATCTGGCGCGAGACCGATCTGGATCGGCACCCGTTCCCGCTGCGCATCCTGGAGACGCCCCGTACCGAGGACGAGGCCGAGAAGTTGCGCATCGCCCTGGCCGAACGGCTGCCGCTCCGCTCCGACCCCGACCTCTCGGCCTGCCTGCGTATCCTGGCCAAGCCGCACACCAGGATCGTGGCGATCGGCGGCACGCACGGGCCGGGCGGCGAACTGCGTCTGCTGGCCGCGGCCATCTACGACCGTGCCGTGCTCGCGGTGCAGGAACCCGGCACGATCCCGGATTTCGGTGGAAGCGTGCGTATTTCGATCGGGCACAGTGCCAAATTGGGGCGGCGGATCGCGGCGCTGCTGCCGAAGACTCCGCCGGGCCGCGAACCGGCCCGCGTCGCCCCGGGTGACGCGGTACGCGACCAGGAGACCGTGCCCGCGCGGCAACAGGCGGCGCCGCGAATCCGCAAGCTGCTGCTCGAACCGCACACCGCCGAGGGACACATCAGAATCGAACCGCGGCTGGATCGTCCGACGCCGCCCCCGCCGATCCACTACACCTGGATCGATGTCCGCGACGACGGGCGATATCTGATCAAAGCGGGTGACGAAGTGCGCATCGCACCTGCCTCCGTCGAGCAGATCGCCACCCAATTGCAGAAGCGCATACCGATATAG
- the proB gene encoding glutamate 5-kinase, whose amino-acid sequence MQVRSISAEADSSGLSEARLAIAAARRVVVKIGSSALTSLKGGLDTARLDRLADAVEARMRAGSDVVVVSSGAIGAGIAPLGLTSRPRDLATKQAAASVGQLALAHAWGTSFARYHRTVGQVLLSADDFARREHHRNAQRTLDRLRSLGAVAVVNENDTVATEEIRFGDNDRLAALVAHLVGADALVLLSDVAGLYDGDPRKGAATLIPEVRSSADLDGVIAGSGGALGTGGMASKLSAARLAADAGVPVLLAAASSAATALTTGTVGTAFAARPVRLSARKFWVRHAADSRGALLIDDGAVQAVAHRRRSLLAAGIVGVRGRFYGGDVVDLVAPDGRVVARGVVEYDSTELAGMLGRSTAELPDTMQRPVIHADDLVKV is encoded by the coding sequence ATGCAGGTGAGGTCTATCAGCGCCGAGGCGGATTCCTCGGGCCTGAGCGAGGCGCGGCTGGCGATCGCGGCGGCGCGCCGGGTCGTGGTGAAGATCGGTTCGTCGGCGTTGACCAGTCTGAAGGGCGGCCTGGATACCGCACGGCTGGATCGGCTCGCGGACGCGGTGGAGGCGCGGATGCGCGCCGGATCCGACGTCGTCGTCGTGTCCTCGGGCGCGATCGGCGCGGGCATCGCGCCACTCGGCCTGACCAGCCGTCCGCGTGATCTGGCCACCAAGCAGGCCGCGGCGAGCGTCGGGCAGCTCGCCCTCGCGCACGCGTGGGGCACGTCGTTCGCCCGCTACCACCGCACGGTCGGGCAGGTGCTGCTGAGCGCCGACGACTTCGCGCGCCGCGAGCACCACCGCAACGCGCAGCGCACCCTCGATCGCCTGCGCTCGCTCGGCGCGGTGGCCGTGGTGAACGAGAACGACACGGTCGCGACGGAGGAGATCCGCTTCGGCGACAACGACCGGCTCGCCGCGCTGGTCGCCCACCTGGTCGGCGCCGACGCGCTCGTGCTGCTGTCGGACGTGGCGGGCCTCTACGACGGCGACCCGCGCAAAGGAGCGGCCACGCTGATCCCCGAAGTGCGCAGCAGCGCCGATCTGGACGGCGTGATCGCGGGCAGCGGCGGTGCGCTCGGCACCGGCGGCATGGCGTCCAAGCTGTCGGCGGCGCGGCTGGCCGCGGACGCCGGCGTACCGGTCCTGCTGGCCGCCGCCTCGTCGGCCGCTACCGCACTGACCACCGGCACCGTGGGCACCGCGTTCGCCGCGCGTCCGGTGCGGTTGTCCGCCCGCAAGTTCTGGGTCCGGCACGCCGCCGACAGCCGCGGCGCGCTGCTCATCGACGACGGCGCCGTCCAAGCGGTGGCGCACCGGCGCCGGTCGCTGCTCGCGGCCGGGATCGTGGGCGTCCGCGGCCGCTTCTACGGAGGCGACGTGGTCGACCTGGTGGCCCCCGACGGCCGCGTGGTCGCCCGGGGTGTCGTCGAATACGACAGCACCGAACTGGCTGGCATGCTCGGCCGTTCTACCGCCGAACTCCCCGACACCATGCAACGTCCCGTCATCCACGCCGACGACCTGGTGAAGGTCTGA
- the obgE gene encoding GTPase ObgE, giving the protein MSKFIDRVVLHVRAGKGGHGCASVHREKFKPLGGPDGGNGGNGGDVILEVDSNVHTLLDFHFHPHAKAGNGKPGEGGNRDGKQGGDLVLKVPDGTVVLDDDGKVLVDLVGAGNRFIVARGGRGGLGNAALASKARKAPGFALLGEDGEELDLVLELKSVADVGLVGFPSAGKSSLVSVLSAAKPKIADYPFTTLVPNLGVVASGDTTFTVADVPGLIPGASEGRGLGLDFLRHLERCAVLAHVVDCATLEPGRDPVSDVDALEAELAAYQPALSADAGLGDLADRPRVVILNKIDVPDAAELAEMVTPEFTERGWPVFEISAVSRAGLRPLTFALADLVRRYREEHPQAAPKRPVIRPIAVDETGFSVIADPEEPGGFIVRGTRPERWVRQTQFDNDEAVGYLADRLARLGVEDELVRQGAEPGAPVTIGDVTFDWEPQISAGIDMVPTGRGTDIRLEQTDRVSAAERKHASRVRRGLVREDEE; this is encoded by the coding sequence ATGTCCAAGTTCATCGACCGCGTCGTACTGCATGTGCGTGCGGGTAAAGGCGGCCACGGTTGCGCCTCGGTGCACCGCGAGAAGTTCAAGCCGCTCGGCGGGCCGGACGGCGGCAACGGCGGCAACGGCGGCGACGTCATCCTCGAGGTCGACTCCAACGTGCACACCCTGCTGGACTTCCACTTCCACCCGCACGCGAAGGCAGGCAACGGCAAACCGGGCGAGGGTGGTAACCGGGACGGCAAACAGGGCGGCGACCTGGTGTTGAAGGTGCCCGACGGCACCGTGGTACTCGACGACGACGGCAAAGTGCTCGTCGACCTGGTCGGTGCCGGCAACCGTTTCATCGTCGCGCGTGGCGGCCGAGGCGGGCTCGGCAATGCCGCGCTGGCGTCGAAGGCCCGTAAGGCGCCGGGTTTCGCGCTGCTCGGCGAGGACGGCGAAGAGCTCGACCTGGTCTTGGAGCTGAAGTCGGTCGCCGACGTCGGGCTCGTCGGCTTCCCTTCGGCGGGCAAGTCCTCGCTGGTCTCTGTGCTGTCGGCGGCCAAGCCGAAGATCGCCGACTACCCGTTCACCACGCTGGTGCCGAATCTCGGCGTCGTCGCCAGCGGCGACACCACGTTCACGGTCGCCGATGTGCCCGGGCTGATTCCCGGCGCCAGCGAGGGCCGCGGACTTGGCCTGGACTTCCTGCGGCATCTCGAGCGCTGCGCGGTGCTCGCCCACGTGGTGGACTGCGCGACACTGGAGCCGGGCCGCGACCCGGTCTCCGACGTCGACGCGCTCGAGGCCGAACTCGCCGCCTACCAGCCCGCGCTGAGCGCGGACGCCGGGCTCGGCGACCTGGCCGACCGCCCCCGGGTGGTGATCTTGAACAAGATCGACGTGCCCGACGCGGCCGAATTGGCCGAGATGGTGACTCCGGAGTTCACCGAGCGCGGCTGGCCGGTGTTCGAGATCTCCGCGGTGAGCCGGGCGGGTCTGCGCCCGCTGACGTTCGCTCTCGCCGACCTGGTGCGCCGGTACCGCGAGGAGCATCCGCAGGCCGCGCCGAAGCGCCCGGTCATCCGCCCGATCGCGGTGGACGAGACCGGATTCAGCGTCATCGCCGACCCGGAGGAGCCGGGCGGCTTCATCGTGCGCGGCACTCGGCCGGAGCGCTGGGTGCGGCAGACCCAATTCGACAACGACGAGGCCGTCGGCTACCTGGCCGATCGGCTGGCCCGCCTGGGCGTGGAAGACGAACTGGTGCGGCAGGGCGCGGAACCGGGCGCGCCGGTGACCATCGGCGACGTGACGTTCGACTGGGAGCCGCAGATCTCCGCGGGCATCGACATGGTGCCCACCGGGCGCGGCACCGACATCCGGCTGGAGCAGACCGACCGGGTCAGCGCGGCCGAGCGCAAGCACGCGTCCCGGGTGCGACGCGGTCTGGTGCGGGAAGACGAGGAATAG
- the rpmA gene encoding 50S ribosomal protein L27 → MAHKKGASSSRNGRDSNAQRLGVKRFGGQSVKAGEILVRQRGTHFHPGVNVGRGGDDTLFALAAGAVEFGTKRGRKTVNIVVPEPVQA, encoded by the coding sequence ATGGCACACAAGAAGGGCGCGTCCAGCTCCCGGAACGGACGTGATTCCAACGCCCAGCGACTCGGCGTCAAGCGCTTCGGCGGCCAGTCGGTCAAGGCGGGCGAGATCCTGGTGCGTCAGCGCGGCACCCACTTCCACCCCGGCGTGAACGTCGGCCGTGGCGGTGACGACACCCTGTTCGCCCTGGCGGCGGGCGCGGTGGAGTTCGGCACCAAGCGTGGACGCAAGACCGTCAACATCGTGGTCCCGGAGCCGGTTCAGGCCTGA
- the rplU gene encoding 50S ribosomal protein L21 — translation MATYAIVKTGGKQYKVAVGDLVKVEKIEGAPGTAVALDPVLVVDGAELTTDADKLAKVSVAAEVVEQTKGPKIRIHKFKNKTGYHKRQGHRQPLTVLKVTGIK, via the coding sequence ATGGCAACGTACGCGATCGTCAAGACCGGCGGAAAGCAGTACAAGGTCGCGGTCGGTGACCTGGTGAAGGTCGAGAAGATCGAGGGTGCGCCGGGCACCGCCGTGGCGCTGGATCCCGTCCTCGTCGTCGATGGCGCGGAGCTGACCACCGATGCCGACAAGCTGGCCAAGGTCTCCGTGGCCGCCGAGGTGGTCGAGCAGACCAAGGGTCCGAAGATCCGCATCCACAAGTTCAAGAACAAGACCGGCTACCACAAGCGCCAGGGTCACCGTCAGCCGCTGACGGTCCTCAAGGTCACCGGCATCAAGTAA